A genomic window from Kiloniellales bacterium includes:
- a CDS encoding helix-hairpin-helix domain-containing protein, whose product MKATITDIRGVGPSTARALEAQGLGTVDALATAEVGKVCAVQGFAEARAVEVIAAAAALLAAAERPEAKESSDEPSPAEEQAPESKEEKSEKKKKKDKKAKKKKDKRKKKDKKKKKKK is encoded by the coding sequence CACGGATATACGAGGCGTGGGGCCGAGCACGGCACGCGCTCTCGAGGCGCAGGGGCTCGGGACCGTCGACGCCTTGGCGACGGCGGAGGTCGGCAAGGTATGCGCCGTTCAGGGATTCGCCGAGGCCCGGGCCGTCGAGGTGATCGCCGCAGCCGCTGCCTTGCTGGCAGCCGCTGAGCGGCCTGAAGCGAAGGAGAGCTCGGACGAACCCTCGCCGGCTGAAGAGCAAGCGCCGGAGTCGAAAGAAGAGAAAAGCGAAAAGAAGAAGAAAAAAGACAAGAAAGCGAAAAAGAAAAAAGATAAGAGAAAAAAGAAAGATAAGAAGAAGAAGAAAAAGAAGTAG